The DNA segment ACAATGGTGTTCATGTAACAAAATATTAGAAGTAGCCCCATGGTTAAGCAATGCATGACAGTGTTTATATGCAGCTTTATCTACATACACATCCTGTGGGCTCTGTCATGTTGGAGGACCCattcctctcctccacccctctCCCCATAAGACATACTTGTTCAAGATCTACCCTATTTTCTCCCTTCATTACAACATGGCCCAGTCACACCTCCTCCTCTGTTGGAGAATGGGAGAATTAGAGGAATGGGAGAAGACGAAGAGAAGCCATAAGGCCACTAAGGAAGCCATGAGCCCAGTCCTTCCCCATCCCTACCATGTTCATTTCTATTCATGATCTATATTAGTATAGACATAATGGCTCAAGGACAAAGTTGGAAACCACTGGTGGGTTTAGCACCCACGAAAGCTcaacacatatgcaaatatatctttgacaataaagtatttttcaccaaattttttttctgaaaagttaTATCCCATACTATTTAAATCTATCTTAAAAGTTATTCATATTATTCAACgagaattttcttttaagagtCTTATAAAAGAATCAGTGGTTGAGGCATATATAGTCTTGATTCTTATATTCATTTCTCAGTATAACTGTAAAGAGTTCCTTGGAGAAAATTCTATTTAGATTATACTTTAAATCCTAGGGGCTCTCAGCATTTCTAAGGCTAAAAATCAAAGGTCGACAGCAAGACTGTAATTGCTTTTTAATAGTTCTCCCTTCTCATAGAAGTGACCTTTCTTATCAGCTCAAAATTCTAGACCCAAGAGAAAGATCAAAGTGACGCATTTCCCATTTTAAATGTCACCTTTGGAATATCTCCTACAGACTTAGCTACCCAGGAGAGAGAGTTTAAAATACCTGAAATTCTTTCATTGGCTCTTGGACTCCATCACCTGTAAAGATTATTTAACCTCAACTACTTCAATGGCTTAAAGTAGATTATGTCATGCCCAACTCGGCAAGGCAAAGTAATGAGACTCTTTTTCAAAAGCCAAGTCCCATTTCCATAGTCGTGTGGGAGGAACACGCTACACATTCTATTCAGCTGGATCAGCTAAGGTGCAAAGCAGGAATaaagggcttctctgtgtgaAAGGATTAAACAAATCACATGAGTTAATGAAAGCTAAAACATCCAGCAAAAGTTTAAATGCCATTTGTTCAAGAATAAATTATTCAAAGGCAGCTAACATCATGAGGAGGTAGGCAGTCATCAAAATAAGTAGCCTGACTTCTCTAATTCTGGATGGTGGTGGATAGACTCACAAAGGCGGCAAAAATCTCTCTAGAATGTATGTCGGAGAGAGGCAATGATGACAGGCTAGCCAGGCTTCAGAAAAAAGAGAGTTTCTGCCTGCATACAGGATTCCTTCCCCAAGACCTTAAACAGTGATGTTCTTCTGGAAGGTTCTACTCTCAGAATTACAAAAGGCTTAACTATAAGGATCGGGATAAAAATACTTAGTACTTTTAGATTAATTACTAGTTTATAACAATTAGTAGATGTAAGTTTTAACTTAGGTCTTGTAAAAAATGAGTAAGCTAGAACCTCCAAATTCAAATCAGTGAGGGGAAAAGAGTATACCCTTTGGAGACTCTTAAAATTCCTTGGTCTCATGGGTGGAGGGAGTCCTAGGGCTAGGGGTGGACTTTTAAAATGAGAAGTGTCTGATAAATGTCTAGTTCTTTGAGTTTGGAGCATTGCCACAGAATCCAGGTTCTATAAGGGGACACGTGGGCTGTGGCGATTTCCTGGAAAGATGATTTAAAACCAAGAAGTGGGAAACACTGTCTTTAGGAAatattcttttctgctttttactgTCCCTCTGAGGATGTAACACAGCTGGTGGAGCGCCTGCCTAGCATGCgtgaagccctgggcttgattcccCACACtgcagagactgggcctggtggcatGTCCATAATTCCAGCAGAGGATCAGTTGGGGGGCATCaccagctacagagtgagttcaaggctaacctgggatacatgagactctgtctcagaaaataaagaaaaaaaaaaaaaaaaaaagactggtgtGACTAGCAGGGTCAAAGACAAGGAAGTTGTAGGTAGCAGGAAGTGCCTTGATGGTACTTACCGGATTGGATTGGGTGGCGGaggggggagaggtgggggaggaggaggtggaggaggcacTGAGTTCTCCGACTGGTTCACTCGCTTCTGGAGTTCGTCCACTGTACAGGGAACAAGGGTTCAGAGAGACCTGAGATAAACCACTACACACTGTTCACAGAACAGAAAACCAGCCACACTTAGACATTTCCAGAGGAAACAGCAGACTTTCTGTCAGCTAACCCATCACTAACACCGTAGCTGGGCCTTCATCTGTTAAAGTACACTGCCATTATTTCCCCGTGTAGACAAAAGGACGTGGCTAATGCGAGGGGAATAAGAATTGAACAGGCTGAAGGAATATTTTAACAACTGTAGTTCACTCCTCAAACACCCAGAAATTCTTCATGCTTGACTTTGAAAGTGTGTGGACTGAGGGCTGCTTTTAAAGATGACATTTGCAACACATTTTAATAACTGCATTCTTCTCTCCTACGCTTCATTTCCTTCAAAACCAGCAAATACTAGAGTTTTAACTAGATTCACATTCCTAAATGCCCATAACTTAACAAACCTTCTGCTCTTCTAAAGAAatgccatttattcattcaaGTCACAATAAGATGGGCATTTATTAGACACCAGCAATGTGAGTGGACCTATGCAGAGCTAGGGCGCAGCCATGCAGAGCTAGGGCGCAGCCATGCAGAGCTAGGGCGCAGCCATGCAGAGCTAGGGCGCAGCCATGCAGAGCTAGGGCGCAGCCATGCACAGAGCTAAGGTGCAGCCATGCAGAGCTAGGGCGCAGCCATGCACAGAGCTAAGGTGCAGCCATGCACAGAGCTAGGGCGCAGCCATGCACAGAGCTAGGGCGCAGCCATGCACAGAGCTAGGGCGCAGCCATGCACAGAGCTAGGGCGCAGCCATGCAGAGCTAGGGCGCAGCCATGCAGAGCTAGGGTGCAGTCATGCATAGAGCTAGGGCGCAGCCATGCACAGAGCTAGGGCGCAGCCATGCAGAGCTAGAGTGCAGCCATGCACAGAGCTAGGGCGCAGCCATGCACAGAGCTAGGGTGTAGCCATGCAGAGTTAGGGCGCAGCAGTTCTTGACACCAAGGAGCTCAATTTAAGCTTGTGTTGTAGTGCTGGAGGTACAGATCTATTCTAGAGCTCTtccctagcaagcacaaagccccgggtttgatccctggcacccaaaagggaagaaatatatattatggCCTAATAGGTGATGGTTACAAAGACTAAGCATTCAGGTCACTTGCTCTGTTCATCACTAGGCATGCTTTACCCCTCAATCCTTAAATAGGCAGTGTGGGCTAGGACTCTGCACCATACTCTCCAGAGGGATCTAGAGATCTTCCACCACagatacattgtgtgtgtgtgtgtgtgtgtgtgtgtgtgtgtgtgtgtgtaggtcaatgGTCAACATCAAGGCCaagaaaaggacatggaagaaaaaagCTTGGTTGTTTGCTCTGCCCTGCTCTCTCTGGCAGGTTCATCTCTCCTGGTGCTAAAGCACTCCTTCGCTGGAGTTAGAACCCAGTTCCTAAGTTTCTAACATGGCCTGAAGACCAGAAGCTCTGTAGGAATCCTCCTAGACCCCGGGACCAGTCTGGGACTGCTGAGACCTGCAGGCTTACGGGCTAAACAACTAAGATTCTTGACCTTTCTGCAGAGAAATAGTCATTGTTAGATTATCTGGACCACAGCCTACAATCCAGATTAATAAATCTCATAATAAATCCTTTATATATGTcctatatatatgatatatatatatcagtcctgtttctttagagaaccctgacactAACCTAACCCTAAGCCTCCTGAGAGGGATATCAttcatgtgccaccatacccaataAAAATGCAcgattcttttcttctgtttttttttttcagatttacttattttatttgattatatgagtattttgcttttatgtatgcatgttcacCACATGgatacagtgcctgcagaggtcaaaagagggtataGGATCCCCTAGATAGTTGTGAggcaacatgtgggtgctgggaatcaagccctcATCCTCTGTGGGAGCAGCAAGTACACTTAACCCCggaaccatcactccagcccttctCCTGTGTTTCTCACTGGGCTCCATGACAGAACTGCCAACATCGAAGATTCTAAGTAAATCAGTTCAAACTAGAATTTCAGATATCTGCAATGCCTGCCCCTTCCATTCACTATAAAGATGGCTTTGCCTATAGGCTACTCTGACAGTTACTAAAAAGAgttgaaattttcttaatttttgattgatttttttaaaaaaataaattgtgatCACTTTTCATTGTAAATTTTTAAGAAGCATTGAATGTTTCAGAAATAAAGCCTCCATGATTCTTCTGCACAGATTTCAAAATTCTATTATAAATTAATGGAAAATATCTGAAGTGAATATTGAGGCtgtgataaagaaaaatgtacccATGGTAAATTACCCACATTCTCAGAGACTTACAACTGTGTAGTAATCCAGCTCCTACATTTTTGTGAGCCTTCCAGTGTGAATGAACAAATCCCTTGATTCCAGAATCCCTGGTGTTTTAAAAGTTTTcccatttaatatatatattgttgCCCATTTCATTGTTAGGTGTGGCACAGAAAGTAATATTTCATATGTATAATTAAACCCCAAAgatgaaggggatacaaataCCAAAGACGAGGGTAttatttaaagaaaggaaaaaaagaagaagagagtttAATTCCTCTGAAAAAGCCCTACAAAATGAACAGAGTGAAGTAAGTGCTTTGTGAGCAATCCTTGCTAAAGGCCCAGAGATGTTGACAGCTTGGGTCTTCTGTGCTAATAGCACCACAGGGCCTTGGTTCTATGCAGGAAGCTCAGAGActctacattaattttttttttttttgttaaagttGCAATATTTGTGACTTGCTTGATGACACTGCTCTGCTGAGCTGTGatagttaaaatgaaaaaattttacaAAACAAGTCTGGGCTGGGGAGACCCCTCAGTCAGGGGTCCACTCACTGTCCCAGCAAGCATTTGGACTTGCACTCCCAGAACCTGtgaagagctgggtgtggtgggctATGCTTGTAATCCTGGCGCTGAGACAGCGCAGGCGGGTGGGTCTCTGGGACTCCCTGGTCAGCAAGCTGGGTTTACTGGTGGTGAGTCCCAGACACTAGTGAGAAATATCTCatcctaaaaaataaaaccaaccaaccaaaacccagGGAAAGAAgactgcaggctggagagatggctcagggactaaaagcacttgctgctcttaggaggacccaggttcagttcccagcaccaacatggtgatTTAGAACTGTCCATAATTCCACTTCATGGATTCTGAcatctcttctggcttccataggcaccaggtatatacatagtgcacagacatgcatgcaggtaaaatactcatacacataaaaaataaataacatagcGAGCAGCTTCTGAAGTTGACCTCTAGtgttcatatacacatgtgtgcgcgtacacacacacacacacaagcttggcGTCTCGTCCCATCCcatgttgccccccccccccccccccccccccctgcacatTCAGAAccagtttcaggacagactgTGTTGTGGGCGTGAGTGGGCACAGGAGCTGACTCAGCTCTCACCTGAATGCTTCAGGTTCCTAGCCTTCTCCTCCGAGCTCTGGTATTTCTGCTCCAGCTCTCTCTTGTCCTCTTCCAGGAGCTCCAGCTGCTGTCTCAGGTTATGGATCTCCTTGTGGAGTGCTTCGTTCTCCAGCTGCTCCTCTAACTCTTTGACCTGTAAGTTTTATGCAGCTTAAATAGGGCTGACACTTCCCCTTGTTgatgaaaagggggtgggggataaaataatatctaaaacttattttaaaacagacaCATTATTTCTATATCCTTTTCCAAAAATTtttgatgatatttttaaaagactgctGGGACCCATGAGGGAGGGTTAGTAAtggcacttttttaaaaagatattttttatgtgtttgactgAATAGGTGTGTgtcccacatgtgtgcagtttccttggaggccagaagagggcaacagattcccctggaactggagttacagacagttgtaagcagcCATGAGGGTGttctgggtcctttgaaagagcagcagttcttaactgaggcatctctccagtcccaatagTAGTACTTTTATGTACTTGTGACTATGTGTTCAAATGCTTGCTTAGAACATGcagggccctggattcaatccatAGCACCCAAAACTAGCCAACCAACAATGGTGAGCCTCAGGTCAATGTGAAAACACATCTCTAAGACATTTTTGAAAACCTAAGAATAACCTCAACATCCACCAGCATTATTCTTTCACAAACTATAAGGAAACACTATACAGCCATATAAAACCATATAGTTCAGTTGGCGATGGTGAAGCATGCCTTTGATACtagcacttgggacgcagaggcaggtggatctctgagtttgaggttagcctggcctacacagtgagttccaggatagccagagctacacagtgaaaccctgtcttgaaaaacaaaacaaagcaaaactaaactaaagtaaaaacaacaacataaaagacCCACATAGTTCAATACATATTTAGGGGTGAGAAGATATATTACCAACTGAAAGGTTAAAGAAGGCCACACACCACATAGCTCCATCTAAACAAACCATATACGTCATAAAACCATGTATTTATGTAAAGTTTTGAGCTGCCCAAAAGTATACATCTTAGATTCTCAGGtgatcttaattttcttttactctttttacaTTTCAGACAAAATGTGCATTTACTATAAGGaacatacattattttatacatgCAAAAGCAAAATATCTGTGCTTTAAAAGGTAATGAATCTATGAGGGAATTTGTGTTCATGTAGGACATATTTTACACCACACATGGTAGAGAGTACTCAGAATAAATGACTAGGACAGGATAAAACCTGTAGAACTAGTAATTGCTACAGTTTCATCCACAATGACCTCTGCTCCTTCACCAAACAGGAACATAGAAAACAACTCAATCCTAGAGTCCAATTCAATCCAGTGAGCATGTAGTTTtaagctaaacacacacacacacacacacacacacacacacacacacacacaacaaaacacacacacacacacacaacacactttcTGAAAAGGCGATTCCTGCATGTGGGTGcagaaaaagaaattcttcacCTTTGGCCTTGAGAACAGAGGCTTTCTGTACATCTGCCAACACTTCCcactgaggaaacagaaacccagcTTGACCTCGCTGCTAGAGGTAGAAGTGGAGAGGATTATGCATTGGTACCTTTGCTCTGAGATGCTAACAGGTAAAAGTCAGTAGCAACTAACAGTCTTTCCTCATGAACGAGGTCTGCCATGAGGACCCCTACACACTGACGTCACCATTCTGAAGTGGCCTCTACAAGTCCTTCTCCcacatcctcccccccccacccccaccgcaaGGACACAGAGGGACCTGGGCCATGTTGACCTGAAGAGTTCTACTCCTGCAAATTGAATAAAATGCCACGGAGTCCTTTACTACAGATATCTACACAAGCCTGCACAATCAGAAACTGTAACTAAGAAAGCAATTACTAATGACaggcttttctttccctccctctcagaATAAGGCCCCATGTCCCCCAAGAAGCTCTGCAAGACCCATACACTCTCCTACAAGTAGTCCGTCTCTGAAAACCAACACCTTCCCAAACAGACTTCAAGACTATGAACTGCCCAATACACTCTGAGTCCTATCCTTTCCCTTGCTTCTCCAACCTTATTATTTGATTAACTTCACGATCATTTTAAAGACTCCATGACAGTGTGCTATGAATTTTAGCTGAACAGCACATTAAATTTACTTGGAAGCTATTGTTTTCTCAAAGATATTTAAGACTTAGTAAGCAAGGCAAAATATGGAACTCTAGAAAGACTCACTAGCACCTCCTGTTTTAATGTATGATTGTACATTgactgtacatgtgcatgtgtggtgtgtgtgtatgtgtggtgtgtgtgtatgcgtggtgtgtgtatgcattcatgtgtctgtatgtgtacatgtgtatgtgtgtgtgtgtgatgtggctGTGTATGTACATACGTATACATCCatttacgtgtgtgtatgtgtgtacatgtgtgtatgtctgcatgtgtgtatgtccacACCTCCAGAATGAAGTCAGTTACCTTTTGCTGATGCTGGATCCTCTCTTCTTCAAGCTGCTGGATGAGTTTTGAGTTTTCGTCTAGAGCTTTCAACAGCTGCTGATCAGGAAGGGCACTCTGCAGCAGAAGGTGGCTTTGTCTCTTCAGCTTGTTTTGTTCAATGAACATCTGCAAAAGTTAATGACAAACATGTGTACACAGATCAGCGCATGCAGATCCTGGTGCAGCTTGAATGCAGTGAGTCACTGACCCCAGAAAATCCCTGAAGTAGGAGCTCCTGGAGCAGACATTGCCATGATGTATTTCCCAACTTTACACCAGCTTCAGTACCTAAATCACCACTCTAAGCAAGGAGTAGGTACAGTAATTGAGTTCTAAAGCTCAACTTTAAATGTTCCCTTATTGCTTTAAAATGCATTGGCAATAATAGTGACAAGTGTGTGTCAGCCACATACCGTGTGCCAGGCACCTCCTATGCGTTCC comes from the Peromyscus leucopus breed LL Stock unplaced genomic scaffold, UCI_PerLeu_2.1 scaffold_508, whole genome shotgun sequence genome and includes:
- the LOC114701059 gene encoding shootin-1; its protein translation is MTEEVNKVKQEKAVLNSEVLEQRKVLEKCNRVSMLAVEEYEELQVNLELEKDLRKKAESFAQEMFIEQNKLKRQSHLLLQSALPDQQLLKALDENSKLIQQLEEERIQHQQKVKELEEQLENEALHKEIHNLRQQLELLEEDKRELEQKYQSSEEKARNLKHSVDELQKRVNQSENSVPPPPPPPPPLPPPPPNPIR